In Microbacterium laevaniformans, a single window of DNA contains:
- a CDS encoding metal-sensitive transcriptional regulator — MIEDIQKRALHRTRILEGQVRGLAKMIENEDYCMDIIAQSRAIQRALASLDKLLIDNHLRTHVAHMFAEGGDQRELAVAELLKAYDLETR; from the coding sequence GTGATCGAAGACATCCAGAAGCGCGCCCTGCATCGCACCCGCATCCTCGAGGGGCAGGTGCGCGGGCTCGCCAAGATGATCGAGAACGAGGACTACTGCATGGACATCATCGCCCAGTCCCGTGCGATCCAGCGGGCGCTCGCGTCACTGGACAAGCTGCTGATCGATAATCATCTGCGCACGCACGTCGCGCACATGTTCGCCGAGGGCGGCGATCAGCGCGAGCTCGCCGTCGCCGAACTCCTCAAGGCGTACGACCTCGAGACGCGCTGA